The uncultured Paludibaculum sp. sequence ACCAACTCCACCTGTCGCTGGTCGGACAATACCGTCATCCTAGCGGAGACTTCCGCGCCGGCGAGCTTAACCTCACCATGCAATCAAACGGCTTCCAATTGCACGAATCAGAGAAGGTGATGGCACTACGGCCGGGTCTGGACGGTGAAGCTCGTGCGGAATTGCGTACCCGCATCACGCTGGAAGACGGCACACCGCAACTGCGGTCCCTGGACGGCGCGGTGGCCATCCGCGGCCTGCACATCGGCGGCCGCCAGTTGGGCGAACTGCAGGTCAATGGCACAACGTCGGGTGGCCAGTTGACGGTAAATGCGACCTTGAACATGCCCGCTAGTAAGGTGGTGGGCAACGCGAGCATTCAACTGTCTGGCAACTATGCGTCGAAAGGAACGCTGCAGTCGCAGCGCGTACCGTTCCGGCTGATCAAGGATCTGATCTCCGAGTCGGCCGATCCGTCCAAGGAAGCGCCGTGGGCGGTGCGCGGGTTCATGGAAGGCAGCGTAGCCTGGCAAGGGCCTCTGGCCGAGCCGCGCAAGGGATCGGCCGTCGTCACGGTAAAGACGCTGCAGGTGCGGCCACGTGATACGCAGGCACTCGAAACACAGGCGGACACCGGCGACCTGACACTGCGCAACGAAGGGCCGCTGGTGGTGGAGGTGGATGGCAACTCGGCCCGCATCAAGTCAGCCAAAGTGACGGCTCTCGATACGAGCCTGACTCTCTCGGGGTCCTATCAGTTCCCAGCCAAGAATCCGTGGAATCTGGATATCAAGGGCTCAGCCAATCTCGCTATCTTGGGAAGCTTCCGGCCCGATCTGGTCTCCACCGGTATGGCCGACATCGACGCCTCGGTGCGAGGTGCCGCCGCCGATCCGCAGTTGAGCGGGCGCATGTCCATCCAGAAGGCCTCGTTCTTCCTGAAAGATCTGCCGAATGGGATTGAGAACGCAACGGGCAGGGTCTACTTTGAGAAGAACCGCGCCAATATCGAGCAGCTCACGGGCCAGACCGGCGGCGGCAAGTTCACCATCAATGGATTTCTCGGGGTCTCCGGTGAAGAGTTGACCTATCGCTTGCAGGCGACGGCTGCCAGCGTCCGAGTGCGCTACCCCGAGGGCGTCAGTACCACTCTCGACGCCTCTCTTACGCTCACGGGATCGACCTTCCGAAGCCTGCTGGCCGGCTCGATCACGATTCAGCGTTCCGGCTTCAACACCGGCAGTGACCTCGCCAGCATGGTCGGCAGCTCAGGAAACCCCATTCCGTCGGCGGCATCGCAACACGAGTTCCTCCGCAACCTCCAGTTCGATGTCCGCATCCGCACGACGCCGGATGCCGTCTTCCAGAGCAGCTATACCCAGGATTTGCAGACCGAAGCCGACCTGCGCCTGCGCGGCAGTCCAGCCAAGCCGATCCTGCTGGGCAGCGTGAAGTCCAGCCAGGGCGGCGTCCAATTCTTCGGCAACCGCTATACCGTGTCACGCGGCGAGATTCTCTTCTACAACACGGCGGTGGTACAGCCGAACATCGATCTCGACCTGGAGACCCGCGTTCGTGGCATCACGGTCTACATCAACGTCAGCGGACCGTTGAGCCGCCTCAACTTCACCTACCGCTCAGAACCGCCGTTGCAATCGTCCGAAATCGTGGCGCTGCTCACGGTCGGACGGCAGCCGGAGTCCACCTCCAGCTCCGTGACGGCTTCGCAGAGCATCCGCAATCAGAACGTGATGGAAAATACGCCAAACTCGCTGCTGGGTGGCGCGCTCAGCGCGGGCGTATCCAGCCGTGTTGAGCGGTTTTTCGGCTCCAGCCGCATCCGTATCGATCCCAACTTCACGGGCGTGGAAAATCTCCCACAGGCCCGTCTGTCGGTGGAGCAGTCCATCTCGCGTGACATCACCCTCACCTACATCACAAACCTCAGCCGATCCCAACAGCAGATCGTCCGGGTGGAGTGGGATCTGAACCGGCAATGGTCCGTCGTCGCCGTGAAGGACGAAAATGGCACCTTCGCCATGGACTTCCTCTACCGCAAGAGGTTTAAGTAGAAGGCATGCGTCTGCGAGCCAGCCAGAATAAGCTAAAAATCGAGCACAGTATCATCGACGGTCTGCGCCCGGTGCTGGAACGTCTGCTGGCCAACGACGATATC is a genomic window containing:
- a CDS encoding translocation/assembly module TamB domain-containing protein, with protein sequence MRRRWKILLAALAVSLAIAGGLLLTLRSDWLREKIRAAVVEQVERASGGKVTINSFDFDLSGMRARTGEFTLRGKEAAGQAPLFHADSVQLGLTVLSWLGRDVRLDELTVEKPRIHIYVAEDGTTNLPEPRVKKVGGNPVQDLIALKIGKLNVHDGLLEYDSKSVPFSAVAEGMNATLTYDMVRPRYKVAISARTLRLPGGLAPQLEATALLEANRLDIERARLSQGDSWVEAAGPLNDFKKLSGDLKFKASVLLRDVPRSPVQEGFAVAEGFARFGPDHTPSAEGNVRVEQVGYAAKGIRVRSVSAASRFTLTPALLSLTGLAVRSPYGAWSGTGELRDWKRFQLRGDLTQVALDLVQAAVLDQPYAWNGTIRGPVEVAGEITGAGVAHMTATAALDIAPKEGELPVSGRIEAAWVQDKGKLDLGASHLETESARVNFQGTLGERLEVGLFASRLHDLDPVIGLLLREDGYRLPLSLQEGEARLDAAITGELKDPVMQGRLSMSNAVYESVVFQHAAADFSMSRNRLDLSRIELQRNAAETTGHLTLGLKGWAPSVDSPMDGGLELRNAKLADLLQLARLSPHAEGALAGTVTLSGTLGQPVGSMNFTITGATWQEEKVDRVTASLQLKPEGSLNGAVDMDQLHLSLVGQYRHPSGDFRAGELNLTMQSNGFQLHESEKVMALRPGLDGEARAELRTRITLEDGTPQLRSLDGAVAIRGLHIGGRQLGELQVNGTTSGGQLTVNATLNMPASKVVGNASIQLSGNYASKGTLQSQRVPFRLIKDLISESADPSKEAPWAVRGFMEGSVAWQGPLAEPRKGSAVVTVKTLQVRPRDTQALETQADTGDLTLRNEGPLVVEVDGNSARIKSAKVTALDTSLTLSGSYQFPAKNPWNLDIKGSANLAILGSFRPDLVSTGMADIDASVRGAAADPQLSGRMSIQKASFFLKDLPNGIENATGRVYFEKNRANIEQLTGQTGGGKFTINGFLGVSGEELTYRLQATAASVRVRYPEGVSTTLDASLTLTGSTFRSLLAGSITIQRSGFNTGSDLASMVGSSGNPIPSAASQHEFLRNLQFDVRIRTTPDAVFQSSYTQDLQTEADLRLRGSPAKPILLGSVKSSQGGVQFFGNRYTVSRGEILFYNTAVVQPNIDLDLETRVRGITVYINVSGPLSRLNFTYRSEPPLQSSEIVALLTVGRQPESTSSSVTASQSIRNQNVMENTPNSLLGGALSAGVSSRVERFFGSSRIRIDPNFTGVENLPQARLSVEQSISRDITLTYITNLSRSQQQIVRVEWDLNRQWSVVAVKDENGTFAMDFLYRKRFK